One Deltaproteobacteria bacterium CG11_big_fil_rev_8_21_14_0_20_49_13 DNA segment encodes these proteins:
- the rpsQ gene encoding 30S ribosomal protein S17 — protein sequence MQRQIKNKTGVVIRRSGDKSVIVEVERLVIHPTYKKYIRKRKKFHVHDDKNICQLGDKVRIIETRPISKTKCWKLSSVLAKGDYVEKGIDDTAVEKSV from the coding sequence ATGCAAAGGCAAATTAAGAACAAAACAGGGGTTGTCATTCGCAGGAGCGGGGATAAATCGGTGATTGTTGAGGTCGAGCGCCTTGTTATACATCCGACCTACAAGAAGTATATCCGCAAGCGCAAGAAATTTCATGTTCACGATGACAAGAACATATGCCAGCTGGGCGATAAGGTAAGGATCATCGAAACAAGGCCCATTAGCAAGACCAAGTGCTGGAAGCTTTCAAGCGTCCTTGCAAAGGGAGATTATGTAGAGAAGGGAATAGACGATACGGCGGTAGAAAAAAGCGTTTAA
- a CDS encoding 50S ribosomal protein L16, which yields MLQPAKTKWRKQQKGRVRGVAVRGVNLAFGDFGLQGLEHGWITARQIEACRVAITRSLKRGGKMWIRIFPHKPISKKPVEVRMGRGKGAVELWVATVRRGRMLFEIEGLPEAEAKEVLNVAAHKLPIKTKVVAREGTRDARS from the coding sequence ATGTTACAACCTGCTAAAACTAAATGGAGAAAGCAACAGAAAGGGCGCGTCAGAGGCGTTGCTGTGCGCGGTGTCAATCTTGCGTTCGGAGATTTTGGACTTCAAGGGCTTGAACACGGATGGATTACCGCACGCCAGATAGAAGCTTGCCGCGTGGCTATTACTCGTTCTTTAAAACGTGGCGGCAAGATGTGGATCAGAATTTTTCCGCATAAGCCGATTTCCAAGAAGCCGGTTGAGGTCAGGATGGGACGTGGAAAGGGCGCAGTGGAACTCTGGGTTGCAACTGTACGGCGCGGAAGGATGCTTTTCGAGATCGAAGGCCTCCCTGAAGCGGAGGCAAAAGAGGTTTTAAATGTAGCAGCACACAAACTGCCGATTAAGACCAAGGTTGTCGCACGCGAAGGAACCCGCGATGCAAGATCGTAG
- the rpmC gene encoding 50S ribosomal protein L29, whose product MKKEQELKTRTADDLQGLSETKRAELAKTKFKQAMGQLEKTSALKELRRDVARIETFKRQKEHKKGARQ is encoded by the coding sequence ATGAAGAAGGAACAAGAATTAAAGACAAGAACAGCTGATGACCTTCAGGGTCTTTCTGAAACGAAACGCGCAGAGCTCGCAAAAACCAAGTTCAAGCAGGCCATGGGCCAGCTTGAGAAAACATCTGCTTTGAAGGAATTGCGCAGAGATGTCGCGCGCATTGAAACATTCAAGAGGCAAAAGGAACACAAGAAGGGAGCCCGCCAATAA